From Gloeocapsopsis sp. IPPAS B-1203, a single genomic window includes:
- a CDS encoding universal stress protein — MNKTEEPIVSENTTIRPARKGKHKIFIGMAPGVGKTYRMLEEAHALKQEGIDVVIGLLETHGRKETALKADGLELIPRKGIVRGGLTLTEMDTEAILARSPQLALIDELAHTNVPGSEREKRYQDVEVILAAGIDVYSTVNIQHIESLNDLVARITGVVVRERVPDRLIEEADEVVVIDVTPETLEERLLEGKIYAPEKIHQALANFFQRRNLIALRELALREVADNVEEDAIALNANFSNQQLAEQTCNIHERILVCISTYPNSLQLLRRGARLASYMNAPLYAVFVAHPDRFLTKAESLHIETCKHLCQEFGGTFIQVTNYNISSAIADVANQYRITQIVIGESQRSRWKMLLRGSLTQQLVRLLKNIDIHIIGSERNAEFDSVASVG; from the coding sequence GTGAACAAGACTGAAGAACCTATAGTGTCTGAAAACACTACAATTCGCCCAGCGCGTAAAGGTAAGCACAAAATCTTTATTGGGATGGCTCCAGGAGTTGGTAAAACTTACCGAATGCTCGAAGAAGCCCACGCACTCAAACAAGAAGGTATTGATGTTGTGATCGGGTTACTCGAAACTCATGGACGTAAGGAAACTGCACTAAAAGCTGATGGATTAGAACTGATCCCCCGCAAAGGAATTGTTCGGGGCGGGTTGACGTTAACGGAAATGGACACAGAGGCAATTTTAGCGCGATCGCCACAACTCGCACTCATCGACGAATTAGCACATACGAATGTCCCTGGTTCTGAACGTGAAAAGCGCTATCAAGATGTCGAAGTTATTTTAGCCGCAGGTATTGACGTCTACTCAACAGTCAATATTCAACATATCGAAAGTCTCAATGATTTGGTAGCAAGAATTACAGGTGTCGTCGTTAGAGAACGCGTTCCCGATCGCTTGATTGAGGAAGCGGATGAGGTAGTTGTCATTGATGTGACTCCTGAAACTCTAGAAGAACGTTTACTTGAAGGTAAAATTTATGCTCCCGAAAAAATTCATCAAGCACTCGCTAACTTTTTTCAACGCCGCAACTTAATTGCTTTACGCGAACTTGCACTGCGAGAAGTTGCTGATAATGTCGAAGAAGATGCAATCGCACTCAATGCTAATTTCTCAAATCAGCAACTTGCAGAACAAACTTGTAACATTCACGAGCGGATTTTAGTCTGTATATCTACTTACCCCAACTCATTACAATTGCTGCGTCGTGGGGCGCGGCTTGCGAGTTATATGAATGCTCCTTTATACGCTGTTTTTGTTGCTCATCCCGATCGCTTTCTCACCAAAGCGGAAAGCTTACACATCGAAACTTGCAAGCATCTGTGTCAAGAATTCGGCGGGACTTTTATCCAAGTCACAAACTACAATATCTCTTCTGCGATCGCCGATGTTGCTAACCAATACCGCATTACTCAGATTGTCATCGGAGAAAGTCAGCGATCGCGTTGGAAAATGCTTTTGCGTGGTTCTCTTACACAACAATTAGTACGGTTGCTGAAAAATATTGATATTCATATTATTGGCTCGGAGAGAAACGCTGAGTTTGATAGTGTAGCTTCAGTAGGATAA
- the kdpC gene encoding K(+)-transporting ATPase subunit C — protein MSIVRDITRSVRITFVLWLLTAVIYPLIMIVIGQVFFPFQANGSIVQNLEGQNVGSALIGQVFTSDHYFQSRPSAVNYSSFTQQERDPENIGQKTGVSGASNFAPSNPDLLARINETVAQLEERGILPTADLIYASGSGLDPHITVEAAFNQLERVAQARNLSPEEIAPLIAKHTQGRFLWVFGEPGVNVLNLNRELDVLQAPLE, from the coding sequence ATGTCTATAGTGCGCGATATTACAAGATCTGTTCGGATCACTTTTGTGCTGTGGCTACTGACAGCAGTGATTTATCCACTGATCATGATTGTTATTGGTCAAGTTTTTTTCCCGTTTCAAGCTAACGGTAGCATCGTTCAAAACCTAGAAGGACAAAATGTCGGTTCTGCATTGATTGGGCAAGTCTTTACGTCAGATCACTATTTCCAAAGTCGCCCCAGTGCAGTAAACTACAGCAGCTTTACACAACAAGAACGCGATCCAGAAAATATCGGACAAAAGACAGGTGTATCGGGTGCGAGTAACTTTGCTCCGAGCAACCCTGATTTACTCGCACGTATCAATGAAACTGTTGCACAGCTAGAAGAACGCGGGATTTTACCTACTGCTGATCTTATTTATGCTTCGGGTTCCGGTTTAGATCCGCATATTACAGTAGAAGCCGCGTTTAATCAACTAGAACGAGTTGCCCAGGCGCGTAATTTATCTCCAGAGGAAATTGCTCCGTTGATTGCTAAACACACGCAAGGCAGATTTCTATGGGTTTTTGGCGAACCAGGAGTCAATGTGTTGAATTTAAATCGCGAGTTAGACGTTTTACAAGCTCCGCTAGAGTAG
- a CDS encoding type II toxin-antitoxin system HicA family toxin, which translates to MMSSIPVLKLREVVCILENLGFVEVRQKGSHKQFRHTDG; encoded by the coding sequence ATGATGAGCAGTATACCTGTTCTCAAACTACGAGAGGTAGTTTGCATACTGGAGAACCTTGGCTTTGTGGAGGTGCGTCAAAAAGGCTCACACAAGCAGTTTCGTCATACAGATGGTTGA
- a CDS encoding HAMP domain-containing sensor histidine kinase, producing the protein MLLRSLQHQINSFDRNLRTRSLWLIVCLFLVVLILEFTTPVEYVFGYLYTGPILLTTSHLGRTATVYATLLSVFLTILNLWFPVEETIKPSIVASRCIAAMALIVTGILSDRNRCYQQAIAQQQAKLQAQAQLIQVREDFASTLTHDLKTPILGAIETLKAFEQGKFGTVTPTHQKVLATMIRSHLSTLQLVETLLDVYRNDIEGLKLQLAPVDLVTIAEETIATLTDLALSRQVCISLSFGESEFRRSLWVNGDSLQLQRVFANLITNGIHHSLRGGKVEIILQSQSDHHIVKVLDNGLGITSEELPHLFERFYQGHSDRQVKGSGLGLYLTRQIIAAHGGTIWAENRSVGNPMQTSSGAIFAFRLPTLPFQPLEKA; encoded by the coding sequence ATGTTGTTGCGATCGCTACAGCACCAAATAAACTCTTTTGACAGAAATTTACGGACAAGATCGCTGTGGTTGATTGTTTGTCTATTTTTAGTGGTCTTAATACTAGAGTTTACGACACCTGTAGAATACGTGTTTGGTTATCTCTACACGGGACCAATCTTATTAACTACTTCACATCTAGGTAGAACAGCAACAGTTTATGCAACTTTGCTATCAGTATTTTTAACAATTTTGAACTTGTGGTTTCCGGTAGAAGAGACAATCAAGCCTTCTATTGTGGCTAGTCGCTGCATTGCAGCAATGGCATTAATCGTAACCGGAATTTTGAGCGATCGCAATCGTTGTTATCAGCAAGCGATCGCCCAACAACAAGCAAAACTGCAAGCACAAGCACAGTTGATTCAAGTGAGAGAAGATTTTGCTTCTACCTTAACTCACGATCTGAAAACGCCGATTTTAGGTGCAATCGAAACGCTTAAAGCGTTTGAACAAGGAAAATTTGGTACAGTCACACCAACGCATCAAAAAGTTTTAGCAACAATGATTCGCAGTCATTTGTCTACATTACAGCTTGTGGAAACGTTGTTAGATGTGTATCGTAATGATATTGAAGGATTAAAACTACAACTAGCACCAGTAGATCTCGTCACTATCGCTGAAGAAACGATCGCGACACTCACAGATTTAGCCTTATCACGCCAAGTTTGTATTAGTTTAAGCTTTGGAGAATCAGAATTTCGGCGATCGCTGTGGGTAAATGGCGATTCACTGCAACTCCAACGAGTCTTTGCTAATCTAATTACGAATGGAATTCATCATTCGCTGCGGGGTGGTAAGGTAGAAATTATATTACAGTCGCAATCAGACCACCACATTGTTAAAGTACTAGATAACGGCTTAGGGATAACATCGGAAGAACTGCCGCACTTATTTGAAAGATTTTACCAAGGACACAGCGATCGCCAAGTTAAAGGTTCTGGATTAGGACTCTACTTGACGCGCCAGATTATTGCGGCGCATGGCGGTACAATTTGGGCAGAGAATCGGAGTGTAGGAAATCCTATGCAAACATCTAGTGGCGCAATCTTTGCATTTCGATTACCAACCTTACCATTTCAACCGCTTGAGAAGGCGTGA
- the kdpB gene encoding potassium-transporting ATPase subunit KdpB translates to MDSTTSSPISPRHRPTGPRKGRKHTPKVSRKGLYQRAIRDAFTKLNPRQMVKNPVMFLVWVGTIITALLAIDPALFGTVPGENLRVFNGLITIILFLTVLFANFAEAVAEGRGKAQADALRSTKSDTLARKLLNDGSIQEVSSTTLRRGDRVKVIAGDLIPADGEVIAGVASVDESAITGESAPVLKEPGSDVASSVTGGTRIISDELTIQITADPGKGFIDRMISLVEGAERSKTPNEIALTVLLAVLTLVFLLVIATLPFLANYVQSPVSVAILIALLVALIPTTIGGLLSAIGIAGMDRVAQFNVIATSGRAVEACGDVNTLVLDKTGTITLGNRLAEEFIPVNGHSVDDIAKVAFAASVFDQTPEGKSIVRLANKLGASLDFDWSKAEAVDFSAKTRMSGTNLPHGVEVRKGAVEAIKGFVRSRNGQIPTDLDAAYERVSRLGGTPLAVALNGDIYGVIYLKDIIKPGIKERFDQLRRMGVQTIMLTGDNQITAAVIAQEAGVDDFIAEATPEDKIAVIQREQATGKLVAMTGDGTNDAPALAQANVGVAMNSGTQAAKEAANMVDLDSDPTKLIDIVAIGKQLLITRGALTTFSIANDIAKYFAIIPVIFTAAGIGRLNIMNLASTQSAVLSALIYNALIIPALIPLALTGVKFRPLSANQLLQRNILLYGLGGVVAPFFAIKVIDVVIAAVGLG, encoded by the coding sequence ATGGATTCTACAACTTCTTCACCAATAAGCCCGCGTCACCGTCCTACTGGTCCTCGCAAAGGGCGCAAGCATACACCAAAAGTGAGCAGAAAAGGACTTTACCAACGAGCTATCCGAGATGCATTTACCAAACTAAATCCGCGACAAATGGTAAAAAATCCGGTGATGTTTTTGGTATGGGTAGGTACGATTATTACCGCATTGCTCGCAATTGATCCGGCGCTGTTTGGTACAGTACCAGGTGAGAATCTGCGGGTGTTCAACGGCTTGATTACAATTATTTTGTTTTTGACGGTTTTGTTCGCCAATTTTGCCGAAGCAGTCGCCGAAGGGCGCGGAAAAGCGCAAGCTGATGCCTTACGTTCAACAAAATCAGACACCCTAGCACGAAAACTTTTAAACGATGGTTCGATCCAAGAAGTTTCTTCTACCACTTTACGCCGAGGCGATCGCGTCAAAGTCATCGCTGGCGATCTTATTCCAGCAGATGGCGAAGTGATTGCGGGAGTTGCTTCTGTTGATGAATCGGCAATTACTGGAGAATCAGCACCGGTATTAAAAGAACCTGGTTCCGATGTCGCAAGTTCAGTTACAGGCGGTACGCGAATTATATCTGACGAACTCACGATTCAAATTACTGCCGATCCTGGTAAAGGCTTTATTGATCGCATGATTTCTTTAGTAGAAGGTGCAGAACGTAGTAAAACTCCGAACGAAATTGCGCTAACCGTCTTACTTGCAGTGCTCACGCTGGTGTTTCTGTTGGTTATCGCAACGCTACCATTCCTCGCCAATTATGTTCAAAGTCCTGTAAGTGTAGCAATTCTGATTGCTTTACTAGTCGCACTGATTCCAACCACGATTGGCGGGTTACTGAGTGCGATCGGCATTGCAGGCATGGATCGCGTCGCTCAATTTAACGTCATTGCGACCTCTGGCAGGGCAGTAGAGGCATGCGGCGATGTGAATACGCTTGTCTTGGACAAAACGGGAACTATAACGCTAGGAAACCGTTTAGCTGAGGAATTTATTCCGGTCAACGGTCATTCTGTGGATGATATTGCTAAAGTTGCTTTCGCAGCAAGTGTTTTCGATCAAACACCCGAAGGTAAATCGATTGTGCGGTTAGCGAATAAACTCGGAGCATCACTTGATTTTGACTGGAGTAAGGCTGAAGCCGTTGACTTTTCTGCCAAGACGCGTATGAGCGGAACGAACTTACCGCATGGAGTGGAGGTGCGTAAAGGTGCAGTAGAAGCAATTAAGGGATTTGTGCGTTCGCGTAACGGTCAAATTCCTACAGATCTCGATGCTGCTTACGAACGTGTCTCCCGCTTGGGTGGTACACCACTGGCTGTCGCACTCAATGGCGATATTTATGGCGTAATTTATCTCAAAGATATTATTAAACCTGGTATCAAAGAACGTTTTGATCAGCTACGACGTATGGGCGTGCAGACGATTATGCTGACTGGCGATAACCAAATTACTGCAGCAGTAATTGCCCAAGAAGCAGGCGTGGATGATTTTATTGCCGAAGCCACTCCTGAAGATAAAATTGCTGTCATTCAACGCGAACAAGCCACAGGAAAACTAGTCGCAATGACGGGGGATGGGACAAATGATGCTCCTGCACTCGCACAAGCAAATGTCGGTGTGGCAATGAATTCGGGTACTCAAGCTGCAAAAGAAGCTGCGAATATGGTTGATTTAGACTCTGATCCAACGAAGTTGATTGATATTGTTGCGATCGGCAAACAACTACTGATTACTCGCGGCGCGTTGACGACATTTTCGATCGCGAATGATATCGCCAAGTATTTTGCGATTATTCCGGTTATTTTTACTGCTGCGGGTATTGGTAGGTTAAATATTATGAATTTGGCAAGTACCCAATCGGCGGTTTTGTCTGCACTTATTTATAACGCTTTGATTATTCCAGCGCTAATTCCTCTGGCGTTGACGGGGGTGAAGTTTAGACCGTTGAGCGCGAATCAACTTTTGCAGCGAAATATTTTGCTTTATGGTTTGGGTGGTGTTGTTGCTCCGTTTTTTGCGATTAAGGTGATTGATGTGGTTATTGCGGCGGTAGGTTTGGGGTAG
- the kdpA gene encoding potassium-transporting ATPase subunit KdpA: MLQGFFQIALTLIILAVIAPVFGKYIARVFLKKSTLFNRAINPIERFIFAVAGVRYKDNMTGRQYIQAILISNLVMGVFVFSLLMLQGLLPLNPTILNAPSWDLALHTAISFVTNTNQQHYSGETTYSYASQMLALGFLMFTSAATGLAVGIAFIRGLTGRLLGNFYVDLTLSITRILLPISFCGALLLLLAGVPETLASPAIVTTLEGTTQTIARGPVAHFEIIKQLGENGGGFFGINSAHPFENPSTFTNLLATITMLSIPMSLIFTYGIFANNTKQAWLLFWMVFSIFIVLVGITAVAEYQGNLFVNNTIFGGEQPSLEGKEVRFGWAQTALWAVSTTATMCGAVNGMHDSLMPAGGFSTLFNMFLQIIWGGQGTGTAYLFIYSILTVFITGLMVGRTPEFLGRKIEKKEIVLASLVLLVHPIFVLIPSAIALSFPDTLAGISNPGFHGLSQVVYEYTSASANNGSGFEGLGDATLWWNLSTSISLLGGRYIPIIALLLLADSMAHKQPVPETAGTLRTDTLLFTSVTAGVILILGVLTFFPVLALGPIAEGFQLLRNE, encoded by the coding sequence ATGCTACAAGGATTTTTTCAAATTGCCTTAACATTAATAATTCTAGCAGTCATCGCGCCAGTCTTTGGTAAGTACATAGCACGAGTGTTTCTTAAGAAAAGCACGCTATTTAATCGAGCTATCAATCCTATAGAGCGATTTATTTTTGCGGTTGCTGGAGTACGGTATAAAGACAATATGACTGGTAGGCAATACATCCAAGCCATACTAATCAGTAATTTAGTTATGGGTGTTTTTGTCTTTTCACTACTCATGCTACAAGGTCTTCTTCCTTTAAATCCTACTATTCTAAATGCCCCTAGTTGGGACTTAGCATTGCATACTGCTATTTCTTTTGTTACTAACACAAACCAGCAACATTATTCTGGTGAGACTACATACAGTTATGCTAGTCAAATGCTAGCACTAGGTTTTTTAATGTTTACTTCTGCTGCCACTGGTTTAGCTGTAGGTATTGCATTCATTCGAGGTTTGACTGGTAGATTACTAGGTAATTTTTACGTTGACTTAACCTTATCTATTACTCGAATTTTATTGCCAATATCGTTTTGCGGAGCTTTACTATTATTATTAGCTGGTGTACCAGAAACTTTAGCTTCTCCAGCAATAGTAACAACGCTAGAAGGTACAACACAGACAATTGCAAGAGGTCCCGTTGCACATTTTGAAATTATTAAGCAGTTAGGAGAAAATGGTGGTGGTTTTTTTGGTATTAACTCTGCACACCCGTTTGAAAATCCTAGTACTTTTACTAATTTGCTAGCAACTATTACTATGTTATCTATTCCTATGTCATTGATTTTTACCTACGGGATATTTGCTAACAATACCAAACAAGCTTGGTTACTATTTTGGATGGTATTTAGTATATTTATAGTTTTAGTAGGTATAACTGCAGTTGCTGAATATCAAGGTAATCTCTTCGTCAACAATACAATTTTTGGTGGAGAGCAGCCAAGTTTAGAAGGCAAAGAAGTACGTTTTGGTTGGGCACAAACAGCATTATGGGCAGTTAGTACAACAGCAACAATGTGCGGTGCAGTGAATGGAATGCATGACTCTTTAATGCCTGCAGGTGGATTTTCAACCTTATTTAATATGTTTTTACAAATTATATGGGGTGGTCAAGGAACAGGTACAGCTTATTTATTTATTTATTCAATTCTGACAGTATTTATCACAGGCTTAATGGTAGGACGTACTCCAGAATTTTTAGGTCGTAAAATTGAGAAAAAAGAAATTGTCTTAGCAAGTCTTGTCCTACTCGTTCACCCAATTTTTGTTTTAATTCCGAGTGCGATCGCCTTATCTTTTCCTGACACATTAGCTGGTATTAGTAACCCAGGCTTTCATGGATTATCGCAAGTTGTTTACGAATACACGTCTGCAAGTGCAAACAATGGTTCTGGTTTTGAAGGATTAGGAGATGCCACACTTTGGTGGAATCTGAGTACCAGTATTAGCCTTTTAGGAGGACGCTACATTCCCATCATTGCTTTACTGCTTTTAGCTGACAGTATGGCGCATAAACAACCTGTACCTGAAACCGCTGGAACTCTGCGTACCGATACTTTATTATTCACTAGCGTGACAGCAGGAGTCATCTTAATCTTAGGAGTGCTGACATTTTTCCCTGTTCTAGCACTAGGACCGATCGCCGAAGGTTTTCAACTACTGAGGAATGAATAA
- a CDS encoding response regulator transcription factor — protein MLPAKTLRILLVEDDELFRLGLQVKLQQESDIEIVAEAEDGETALEIVKHSPLDVVLLDIGLPGIGGTEACRQIKQLNPDLPILVLTSHSHESLIKRLITLGAQGYCLKGIAAETLILALRSVAAGASWWDRAATSEIRAKFDSAVTTDATKNREELNLPLTRREQEILALIAAGKSNQEIAAALYISAGTVRVHVHTIIQKLGVRDRTQAAVLAIQKGIKPRAL, from the coding sequence ATGTTACCTGCAAAGACATTGCGGATTCTACTTGTTGAAGATGATGAACTCTTTCGCCTTGGTTTGCAAGTCAAGTTGCAACAAGAATCAGACATAGAAATTGTCGCTGAGGCTGAAGATGGCGAGACGGCGCTAGAAATTGTCAAGCATTCTCCGCTTGATGTTGTGCTATTAGATATCGGATTACCAGGAATCGGAGGAACAGAAGCTTGTCGTCAAATCAAGCAGCTAAATCCTGATTTACCAATTTTAGTGCTAACTTCACATTCTCACGAGTCTTTGATCAAGCGGTTGATTACACTGGGGGCGCAAGGTTATTGTTTAAAAGGAATCGCCGCAGAGACTTTAATTTTAGCACTGCGTTCAGTAGCCGCAGGTGCATCGTGGTGGGATCGGGCTGCAACAAGTGAGATCCGTGCTAAATTTGACAGCGCAGTCACTACAGATGCTACCAAAAATAGAGAAGAACTAAATCTACCTTTGACTCGACGCGAACAAGAAATTCTTGCTCTTATTGCTGCTGGTAAATCAAACCAAGAAATTGCTGCAGCGCTTTATATCAGCGCTGGTACAGTACGAGTGCACGTTCATACAATTATTCAAAAGTTAGGCGTACGAGACCGCACCCAAGCTGCTGTTTTAGCAATCCAAAAAGGTATTAAACCAAGAGCTTTATAG
- a CDS encoding potassium-transporting ATPase subunit F, which yields MKSFLVMDVLEGISFVWVRWRRQKLPLQLLIALCLNLAIAPAVYAAVGGVQRRQAWAIGLLGLVTLGLTIYLFDVVFRPERY from the coding sequence ATGAAGAGTTTTTTGGTGATGGATGTATTGGAGGGTATTTCTTTTGTTTGGGTGCGATGGCGTAGACAAAAATTGCCTCTACAGCTTTTAATTGCACTGTGTTTGAATTTGGCGATCGCACCAGCGGTTTATGCAGCGGTTGGTGGCGTGCAGCGTCGTCAGGCTTGGGCTATTGGTTTACTTGGATTGGTTACTTTGGGTTTAACAATTTATTTGTTTGATGTCGTTTTTCGACCGGAGCGCTATTAG